From the genome of Rhizophagus irregularis chromosome 29, complete sequence, one region includes:
- a CDS encoding ADP-ribosylation factor-like protein 8B, protein MASILKSFLEWLRSLFFKTELELTLVGLQNSGKTTLVNVIASGQFSEDMIPTVGFNMRKVTKGSVTMKLWDIGGQPRFRSMWERYCRGVNAIVFVVDSADHEKLDAARQELRNLLDKPQLASIPVLVLGNKNDLEDALPVDKLIEEMNLKSINNREVSCYSISAKNQVNIDITLQWLIKKGKGSK, encoded by the exons ATGGCTTCTATATTGAAATCGTTCCTAGAATGGCTTAggagtttattttttaag aCGGAACTAGAACTTACTCTAGTTGGCCTGCAGAACAGTGGTAAAACTACCTTGGTCAACGTAATTGCC TCTGGTCAATTCAGTGAAGATATGATTCCAACGGTAGGTTTCAACATGCGTAAAGTCACGAAAGGAAGCGTTACTATGAAATTATGGGATATTGGCGGACAACCACGTTTTCGAAGTATGTGGGAACGATATTGCCGTGGTGTAAATGCTATTGT atttgtAGTTGACTCTGCCGATCACGAAAAATTAGATGCAGCAAGACAAGAATTACGCAATCTTTTGGATAAACCTCAACTTGCTAGTATCCCAGTTTTAGTTTTGGGAAATAAAAATGACTTAGAGGATGCTTTGCCGGTTGATAAACTTATTGAAGAAAT GAATTTAAAATCCATCAATAATAGGGAAGTTTCTTGTTATTCAATCTCTGcaaaaaatcaagtaaatatTGATATAACTTTGCAATGGTTGATTAAAAAGGGTAAAGGatcaaaataa